The sequence GATCTCAATGCTTGATCGGCAAAGACTAGAAGACTCGGCAAATTTGGATTCAACTCGTATGGACAACCTGGACAGTAGTTGTTGCTGGAAGCGCGCATAGCAATAAATGGTCTGACATTCTCATCTCCAGCCTCTTCAATCTCATGATCCAATTCGACGCTTCGATTATTGTTCACCTGTTCAGTCTGATGAACAAAAATCTCTCCTGCGTGATCCAACAAGCTCTCCCGAGTGATCTGAGAGTCTTCCTGATCTTGATAACTTTGCTGTTCCTGCGACGTATCATTCTGCGCTTCGGCCGTATAAAAGTACATGCACTGAATAGAATCTTTCAGTGCCTCTATATTGTCGTCTCCTATATCGCCCTTTTGTTTCAAATCGATCGTACAGGCCTCCCTGGGACAAGATTCCGCTCCACATATTGgtttcatataaaatgtaaacttGTACAGCTTGTAAGGCGGCTCGTcctataatgataataataaaattatttgtatgctAAGTAAAATGCAAACTATcataatcaatcaattttatctcagataatttataatcattattatgattagaataataaacactatttattattctggCTATATTATAGCAAttgttatgtaattataatataaaatggaaatatattttgtaaagccAGTAATCTGCTGCGTAGTAACactctttctatatttcttcaaCTCAGTAGTATAAGCTGACCTGATAACCCAGAATATCATTATCTTAGTTTATCATTGCCTCAAGATACATGTACAGAAATATAAGTACACTGGCTAAATTAATGTACagatatatgaagaaaaacatttatacatacgtTGATGaactgtaaaaataaaatataaaatgttatcttaGTGCATTAGaagttttgtttaaaattaaaattactcatTAATTACTGAAGGAAATGAAATAGTTTGCAAGAGCCTATAACAGTTACACATTTTagtttcaaataaaacaaaattcctTTTTGTTTATTGCCTAAGGAACTAATAATATGTCAGAtgattgcataattataataattttgtttcctGGAAAGAtaattgatgaatatttttttctgagaatCAAGATTCAGTTTCTaagactttaaaaataaaaaaatgttatttctaattttgtatcaaattcttttggtttctttataatatacatattataaaattgtgttaatttgtacatcaatttttaatgtcatATAGAACATTATGtctgaatataatattctgtaaataaatttgctttaataataattctctaagaatttgatacaaaattagaaataacattcttttatttttaaagttttggaAACTGAATCTTGattctcagaaaaaaatattcatcaattaTCTTTCCAGGAAacaaaattactataattatgcAATCATCTGACACATTATTAGTTCcttatatatatcctttatacaagaaatttttcatgatagcaatattatatgaaatattatctaataattattttcaaggaaacatataattattatatgtatattcttataCTATCATCTGTTTATGTAAaagattatacataaaaacatgaataaattaaactgtgtgatatatttgtataaataatttttttatcatagatTGATGTTACATATTGCAGCTTAGCTTTTgtaatgcattatatttgcaaacaaAGTCCTTTCTGCTGCTGATTGTCATCAAACAAAGGAAGATTAAATcatcatctatatatatataagattccATGTGACACATAATCATCTTGGAAaagtaaaacaaaacaaaaatgcaACGAAATCTCAGACATCACACTTGACATATCTGtacaataagatattaaatttcatcacAAAAATTTCACGAAATTGAATGGGCGTAACTCACCAACTCCTGCACACTTATCATCTGGCCGCTGCTATACCGGTGATGTGTAGGCGAGTGTTTATTCAGGGCCCTGAACGCCTTCACCCACAACATTCCTGGCACCCCAAGCACCGAGTCGTCATAATTCAATGAATTTGTTCGCGTCGCCTGCGCGAGAAAACACGCCAGAAAAAGGAGCGCCAAACCCGCAGCACGATTTTGATCTGCCATTTTACGGGACGCGCGTCGGTCGCGCGTTCTGCTCTGTTCGATTACTCACGATAGACTAAGTCGTATTACAATTTACAATCAAGTATATACACTCGACTACACTGAACCGGATTCTATCTGCGTCTGTCTGCGACTGATGCTGACTGACTCACGGATACATGAGTATATTGTCGATTCTGCTCTTTTCATTCGCACTACGTCTAGTCATTACAAGCGGCAAAGCAAGGTGGCAATTGTAACACGTAATAATTCTCGCTGAGTCGcaaatatcacatatttagtcaatttatttaatcggtTCCAGTGCAATCAAATAATTGACAAACGCACTGAATGtgaggaaaaattaattgcgcaCGATGAAatcagatttataattatatctcgcaTGCAACTTGGGTTTTTTTCCGCATTCATTCGTCGAGAAAACATGGGACggaataatctaaaaaaaaaaattgtactaaataaagaatatatattattatttctttaatagtgTCATCGGATTAATCTTAGAATGAAAATTCTATCGCATAtctcaaattttatcaatcttttgTTATctcaacattattttataataaaatcttatctaAGGATCTTTTTACTTATCTAAGTTGCACTGCAATTTGTATCTTCACTTAatatgctaataataataaaatatatatagaaaattatatatatatatatgcatatgttgcgcgtaatttttaatatgacgtGTTCTAGATTGCGTTCAGAAATCCTACCCACGGGTAAAGAAACGTTTCATTGACCAatcaaagatgaaaaaatcttGCTCCTGATTGATCAATTAAACGCTACTATTCCATGGATAGGATTTTCGAACATACTCCTATTCCTCGCTCTTTGTCACGTGATCGATTTTAGTTGTCATATATTCGAGAATAGGTGGCGCTGAAACtggttctctctttttccacgCTTTTTGCAAGAGAGAAAGTTTTTGTACATTCTACATGTGATCTTATCCGTATACATTTCTAAAATGGGATTTAAGCATTCTGATGAAAGTGAAGAAGTAAATGAGGATAACAATGATTATCAGGAAGATGAATCTGATGACTTAGAAATGGAGAACAATACAGATGAATCGTTACATGATGCAAAATCTACTTCGAATGAAGAAGGATGGGCGAATGTTATGCAAAAGATTTTAAGAACAAATAAACCAAAGAGGAAAAAGACAATAGTACTAGCTAAGGCAAAGAAATTGTgcgatgtaaaaataaaagaaaaaaaggaagagatttcttttgaaattgatGGTATTAAAAATGTGACTGAAATAGAAGAATCTAGTGTCGAGACAGGAGAGGGTACTCTTCAGACTAAGGCgagaataaaagagaagaattttGGCATTCGAGTAAAACCATCCATTACAGATCAGGGACGTGAAAAAATGCTGCAAAAAATAGCCACAAGgtaatttatatcacatttgcaaattttttctcattggCTTTTatgtttgttaataaattttttgttatattttgtagaggagttgtgcaattatttaatgcaGTAAAACAGCAACAAACGagtattaatacaaaattatcacAAGCAGGACCATTAGAAAGAAAACGCGAGCAGGCACTCAAAAGCATTGATAAAAATGCTTTTCTTGACATTCTTATGGGTGGCAGTAAAAGCATACCAATTGATAATAATGTCAAATCTAAAAAACTTGTAGAAgagacaaataataaaaacaaagtaaGGTTTatgtactattttatataacatatagaatttattaaaattagaattaattaaaatatgttcaaaatatgtattttgtaatattagtatatctgtatatagcaatatgttattgatttatttttttaaatattaaactcgTAAACTGTTTATCAAGGCCATATATAATTGGTTTATTGGtacacatttttacatttaatatacaattgtgCATAAAGGTGAAAATATGTTTGGTTTTTCTTTAGGATGATAAAATATGGGATGTCCTTCGAGATGATTTTGTTATGGGAGCAAAACTGAAAGATTGGGACAAAAATGATGTAGAAGAAGAATCTTCGTCAGCTCCTGAGGACATGAATAGTGATGTGGATTgaaaatcaagaaattttgTTCATATGATTTTCTTTCCAGGTAATTATagttaatcttataaaaaatcatgattATCAACTATGTACATAATCGACTCAACTCGAAACATTGATATTTTCtggataaatatgtataaatacacattgtgaatttttaaaaattataatttatcaatttattatatttgtgctATATTCATATGCTATAACTGGCCTTGCCTTCCTTTTTATgatccattttatttttcgtttttatgattcagtaaatttttagatataataatatatgtacaatgtaatttagatatttcttattgtgagaaacaattttctaatgcttattaatttattgatattatttggaTTCAGATTAAGATTATCTTATAAAgcaatatctttctttattgttatctatctttatgttttattattgtgattagattcaaaagaaaagaaaagaaaaaagcttgGTCAAAATAATCAGCcattgtaaaacaaaaattccaTTGTCTACATATATTCTCCATTTAGCATTCTAAAAACTAGGAAGGCACATAGTATTATGCTTCACACAAGATTTTATTCCTTCAGTGTCTCGGTTGATGATTTTTATCCTTATGAGACAggacaacaataataatgtgtacaatttatataattctctataaTTATCTTACATAATGTGTACATAACAAATGTATCTAAAACCAACTGTCAATATTGTTCACTTTCTGGAGCATATATGTGATTCAACATTTTGATACTTTGCTAGTATctgattatataatgtattcaatttttttctttattttctgaaCTTCTATCAATGCATgatacatttcttttctttaaatgcaaatttttgtttttttcttttattatagttttagtATCATTGTTGCTTTACCATTTTtcgcattaaatattaaaatattaaaattatttgatgtgTGTTGCATCTCATgtggatattattattcaaagaatattttacgttATTCTACAAATAATACAAGAAGCAAACatgttacaattatttaataatcatagtatttacttaatttatgtataaaatatttaaaaaaaggaaaacattATTCAAATTGTTGTCAATAATGTTGGTGAAACTTAAGAGACTTGTTAAAGCCTGGAcggattaatttaattttactatgaTTTGTTTgcttaaacttaaataatttttagtgtaTGAaagtatctttatattatgaat is a genomic window of Cataglyphis hispanica isolate Lineage 1 chromosome 5, ULB_Chis1_1.0, whole genome shotgun sequence containing:
- the LOC126849899 gene encoding RRP15-like protein; its protein translation is MGFKHSDESEEVNEDNNDYQEDESDDLEMENNTDESLHDAKSTSNEEGWANVMQKILRTNKPKRKKTIVLAKAKKLCDVKIKEKKEEISFEIDGIKNVTEIEESSVETGEGTLQTKARIKEKNFGIRVKPSITDQGREKMLQKIATRGVVQLFNAVKQQQTSINTKLSQAGPLERKREQALKSIDKNAFLDILMGGSKSIPIDNNVKSKKLVEETNNKNKDDKIWDVLRDDFVMGAKLKDWDKNDVEEESSSAPEDMNSDVD